The following proteins come from a genomic window of Blattabacterium cuenoti:
- a CDS encoding ribosome-recycling factor, whose translation MDELNDIFSSCKKDMENILEKLKKEIHRIRLGSKSVSSFLGKIKIKCYGTFFPLIEVANISIIDNMNISIDPWDRSIISDIDKAIINANLGFIPTNKGDSIHIHLPIITEESRKNMMKKIKLQTEYAKVLVRRIRSKNNQYIRKLKISEDVSKTGENRIQKMTNEYIQKIENFFLHKEKEILRI comes from the coding sequence ATGGATGAGTTGAACGACATTTTTTCCTCTTGTAAAAAAGATATGGAAAACATTTTGGAAAAACTGAAAAAAGAAATTCATCGGATTCGATTAGGCAGTAAGTCTGTTTCTTCTTTTTTAGGTAAAATAAAAATAAAATGTTATGGAACCTTTTTTCCACTTATAGAAGTCGCCAACATTTCTATTATAGATAATATGAATATTTCTATTGATCCTTGGGATCGTTCTATTATTTCAGATATAGATAAAGCGATTATTAATGCTAATTTAGGTTTTATTCCCACTAATAAAGGAGACTCTATTCATATACATTTACCTATCATTACAGAAGAAAGTAGAAAAAATATGATGAAAAAAATAAAATTACAAACAGAATATGCAAAAGTTCTTGTGAGAAGAATTCGAAGTAAAAATAACCAATATATAAGAAAATTAAAAATATCAGAAGATGTTTCTAAAACAGGGGAAAATCGTATACAAAAAATGACGAATGAATACATACAAAAGATAGAAAATTTCTTTCTTCATAAGGAAAAAGAAATATTGAGAATATAA
- the asnS gene encoding asparagine--tRNA ligase, which translates to MIKKYSIKKLLNQGKFLLNKKVLVEGWIRSFRYSIFISLNDGSTIQNLQIVLSTNKLDKIIMKKITIGSSIRVIGIVKKSIGKKQYIELQSLDITIYELVNPEILQKSILQPKRHSLEKLREQAHLRFQTNIFSCIMRIRHHIAFCIHKYFHEHGFFYLHSPIITTSNCEGTGKMFQITTMDLKENQLIDYAKDFFKCKTYLSVSGQLEAETASLGLGKVYTFGPVFRAENSNTSRHLSEFWMIEPEIAFYHLEENINLAEKFLKFVIKYIVENSMEDLIFLNQCLEKWKKKKKNYLLEKLELILKFPFKKISYTETIRILDQEEKKKNIKFSHPIIWGMDLKSEHEQYLVDIYFKKIPVIIFDYPCSIKAFYMRMNNDGKTVRAMDILFPEIGEIIGGSQREERYDMLLQRMKDTNIDFNKLWWYLDTRRFGSVPHSGFGLGFDRLVQFITGMNNIRDVIPFPRTPNNAEF; encoded by the coding sequence ATGATAAAAAAATATTCAATTAAAAAATTATTAAACCAAGGAAAATTTTTACTAAACAAAAAAGTATTAGTTGAAGGATGGATCCGTTCTTTTCGTTATTCTATTTTTATCAGTTTGAATGATGGATCTACCATTCAAAATCTACAAATTGTTTTATCCACCAATAAATTGGATAAAATAATCATGAAAAAAATAACAATTGGAAGTTCAATTAGAGTTATAGGGATAGTAAAAAAAAGTATTGGAAAAAAACAATATATTGAACTCCAATCTTTGGATATCACCATATATGAATTAGTAAATCCAGAAATTCTTCAAAAATCTATTTTGCAACCTAAAAGGCATAGTTTGGAAAAACTTCGTGAACAAGCTCATTTACGTTTTCAAACAAACATTTTTAGTTGCATTATGCGAATTCGTCATCATATCGCTTTTTGTATACACAAGTATTTTCATGAACATGGTTTTTTCTATCTTCATTCTCCAATTATTACGACTTCAAATTGTGAAGGAACCGGAAAGATGTTTCAAATTACAACTATGGATTTAAAAGAAAATCAACTCATAGATTATGCAAAAGATTTTTTTAAATGTAAAACTTATCTCAGTGTATCCGGACAATTAGAAGCAGAAACCGCTTCTTTAGGATTAGGAAAAGTATATACTTTTGGTCCTGTGTTTCGAGCAGAAAATTCCAATACTTCACGACATTTATCTGAATTTTGGATGATTGAACCAGAAATTGCCTTTTATCATCTTGAAGAAAACATAAATCTAGCAGAAAAATTTCTAAAGTTTGTTATTAAATATATTGTTGAAAATAGTATGGAAGATTTAATCTTTTTAAATCAATGTTTGGAAAAATGGAAAAAAAAGAAAAAAAACTACCTTTTAGAGAAATTAGAACTTATATTAAAATTTCCATTTAAGAAAATTAGTTATACAGAAACTATAAGAATTCTTGATCAAGAAGAAAAGAAAAAAAATATAAAATTTTCACATCCAATCATTTGGGGTATGGATTTAAAATCTGAACATGAACAATATTTAGTTGATATATATTTTAAAAAAATTCCTGTCATTATATTTGATTATCCTTGTAGCATTAAAGCCTTTTATATGCGTATGAATAATGATGGTAAAACTGTTAGAGCTATGGATATTTTATTTCCTGAAATAGGAGAAATTATTGGAGGTTCTCAAAGAGAAGAACGTTATGATATGTTATTACAACGGATGAAAGATACAAACATTGATTTCAATAAACTTTGGTGGTATTTAGATACACGTCGTTTTGGTTCTGTTCCTCATAGTGGATTTGGTTTAGGTTTTGATCGTTTGGTTCAATTTATTACAGGAATGAATAACATTCGTGATGTAATCCCATTTCCAAGAACTCCAAACAATGCAGAATTTTAA
- a CDS encoding type B 50S ribosomal protein L31, which translates to MKKKIHPENYRPVVFKDINNEKIIICQSTVTTKDSIHINGSDYPLYKMEISSYSHPFFTGEKKFLGKTGPAEKFKKKYEKYKKF; encoded by the coding sequence ATGAAAAAAAAAATACATCCCGAAAACTATAGACCTGTTGTTTTTAAAGATATTAATAATGAAAAAATAATTATTTGTCAATCAACAGTTACAACAAAAGATTCTATTCATATAAATGGAAGTGATTATCCATTATATAAAATGGAAATATCTAGTTATTCACATCCGTTTTTCACTGGAGAAAAAAAATTTTTAGGAAAAACAGGTCCAGCCGAAAAATTTAAGAAAAAATATGAAAAATATAAAAAATTCTAG
- the metE gene encoding 5-methyltetrahydropteroyltriglutamate--homocysteine S-methyltransferase yields the protein MLKHNLGYPRIGRRRELKKACEAYWAKKIDFSALFEVGKRIREENWKIQEKADLDLIPCNDFSFYDHVLDMSLLLGVISESYLSIPMIHNNIDLYFSMARGFQKNGWDIKAMEMTKWFNTNYHYIVPEFDKNQKFSIFSNKIFDELEESKNILKSIKKIKPVLIGPISYLFLGKEKEKSFHRMDLVENLVPVYINIIQKLKDKGVHWIQLDEPILVLDMSEKEKKVFKYAYREISKFCYGINILLTSYFDGISENISLFQETSVQALHIDLVEDSNQLEKILSFFSKESKMILSLGLINGRNIWKNNYANSIQKIEKSIKLIGENRIMIAPNCSLLHVPLDVDSENSIHVDIKNRMSFAKQKIYELNDLEKIIKGNKNILLNNSSLLKKSSSIFYDKKIKERATKITKQDTQRNNHFHIRQKKQKRKFHLPLFPTTTIGSFPQTKEIRSFRNLFRKKELSQEKYDEKIKNFIVNVIKKQEEIDLDVLVHGEFERTDMVEYFSDKLKGILSTKNGWVQSYGSRCVKPPIIYGDVSRIGDMTVEWICFAQSQTKKLMKGMLTGPVTILQWSFVRDDQPISHTAYQIAWAIREEVLSLEKSGIQMIQIDEPALREGLPLKKKYWKSYFDWSIKAFRLSSSGVKDETQIHTHMCYSEFNDIFEHIADMDADVITMETSRSKMELLEAFSVFSYPNEIGPGVYDIHSPRIPTVKEILDLIEKASKKISIKNIWVNPDCGLKTRKWKEVLMSLHNMTIAAKRARLKFINSSEKG from the coding sequence ATGCTAAAACATAATTTGGGTTATCCTCGTATAGGGAGACGAAGAGAGTTAAAAAAAGCTTGTGAAGCTTATTGGGCAAAAAAAATTGATTTTAGCGCTTTGTTTGAAGTAGGAAAAAGGATAAGAGAAGAAAATTGGAAAATTCAAGAAAAAGCTGATTTAGATTTGATTCCATGCAATGATTTCAGTTTTTACGATCATGTTCTAGATATGTCCTTATTATTAGGAGTGATTTCTGAGTCTTATCTTTCTATTCCAATGATTCATAATAATATTGATTTATATTTTTCTATGGCTAGAGGTTTTCAAAAAAATGGATGGGATATCAAAGCAATGGAAATGACCAAATGGTTTAATACTAATTATCATTATATTGTTCCAGAATTTGATAAAAATCAAAAATTTTCTATTTTTTCGAATAAAATTTTTGATGAATTAGAGGAATCTAAAAATATATTGAAATCGATCAAAAAAATTAAACCTGTATTAATTGGACCTATATCCTATTTATTTTTAGGAAAAGAAAAAGAAAAATCCTTTCATAGAATGGATTTAGTAGAAAACCTTGTTCCTGTTTATATAAACATTATACAAAAATTAAAAGATAAAGGGGTTCATTGGATTCAATTAGATGAACCTATTTTAGTTTTAGACATGTCTGAAAAAGAAAAAAAAGTTTTTAAATATGCTTATAGAGAAATATCTAAATTTTGTTATGGAATCAATATTTTGTTAACTTCTTATTTTGATGGCATATCAGAAAATATATCTCTTTTTCAAGAGACATCTGTTCAAGCTTTACATATAGATCTAGTGGAAGATTCAAATCAGTTGGAAAAAATACTTTCTTTTTTTTCAAAAGAGTCAAAAATGATTTTATCTTTGGGACTGATTAATGGAAGAAATATATGGAAAAACAATTATGCCAATTCTATTCAAAAAATAGAAAAATCGATTAAATTGATAGGAGAAAATAGAATTATGATTGCTCCTAATTGTTCTCTTTTACATGTTCCTCTAGATGTAGATTCTGAGAATTCTATTCATGTAGATATCAAAAATAGAATGTCTTTCGCTAAACAAAAAATTTATGAATTAAATGATTTAGAAAAAATTATCAAAGGAAATAAAAATATTTTACTCAATAATTCTTCTTTATTAAAAAAATCATCTTCTATTTTTTATGATAAAAAAATCAAAGAAAGAGCAACAAAAATAACAAAACAAGATACACAAAGAAATAATCATTTTCATATTAGACAAAAAAAGCAGAAGAGAAAATTTCATCTTCCTTTGTTTCCTACTACTACTATAGGATCTTTTCCTCAGACGAAAGAAATACGTAGTTTTCGAAATTTATTTCGAAAGAAAGAATTGAGTCAAGAAAAATATGATGAAAAAATTAAAAATTTTATTGTAAATGTTATTAAAAAACAAGAAGAAATAGATTTAGATGTACTAGTTCATGGAGAATTTGAAAGAACTGATATGGTAGAATATTTTTCTGATAAATTAAAAGGGATACTTTCTACCAAAAATGGATGGGTTCAAAGTTATGGTAGCCGATGTGTTAAACCTCCTATTATTTATGGGGATGTTAGTCGTATTGGAGATATGACCGTTGAATGGATATGTTTTGCTCAATCTCAAACAAAAAAATTAATGAAAGGGATGTTGACTGGACCTGTGACCATTTTACAATGGTCTTTTGTAAGAGATGACCAACCTATTTCTCATACTGCTTATCAAATAGCTTGGGCTATACGAGAAGAAGTTTTATCCTTAGAAAAATCTGGAATTCAAATGATTCAAATTGATGAGCCTGCTCTTAGAGAAGGATTACCTTTGAAAAAAAAGTATTGGAAATCTTATTTCGATTGGTCTATTAAGGCTTTTCGTCTTTCTTCAAGTGGAGTAAAAGATGAAACCCAAATCCATACACATATGTGTTATAGTGAATTTAATGATATATTTGAACATATAGCAGATATGGATGCCGACGTCATTACGATGGAAACTTCTAGATCTAAAATGGAATTGTTGGAAGCCTTTTCTGTTTTTTCTTATCCTAATGAAATAGGTCCAGGAGTATATGATATTCATTCTCCAAGAATTCCTACCGTAAAAGAAATATTAGACTTAATAGAAAAAGCTTCAAAAAAAATATCTATAAAAAATATTTGGGTCAATCCCGATTGTGGGTTAAAAACGAGAAAATGGAAGGAAGTATTGATGTCGCTTCATAATATGACAATAGCAGCGAAAAGGGCTAGATTAAAATTTATCAATAGCAGCGAAAAGGGCTAG
- a CDS encoding aldehyde dehydrogenase family protein, whose translation MFQTINPVDNNVLNTYYYLSNKNINVKLSEAKNAYQKWKNYSFESKVQCLIKFCSCIQKAKDIIAYSITQEMGKPIIQSYAEVNKSINLCKYYCELRESIFLEKIDTEYQTSYVKFESIGSILGIMPWNYPIWQTIRSTIPNLLLGNVILIKPAINTTGCSMILEKIFLESDFPKGIFQVLLIDLNQIESVIAHPTIQGVTFTGSTLAGSVIGSLSGKYIKKSVLELGGNDAFVVLKDVEHIEKIAKIATESRLNNTGQTCISAKRFIVDKTIINDFIDAVIQEMKTYRIGNLYSESTKIGYISRYDLSEKLYQQYKNIILNGGEICLEITRNGNFFSPSLLKIENDNCVVKKEEIFGPIGIISSFSKEEIIPDIVNNTPYGLGTSIWTKDLEKAEKISSKIDTGMIFINEVVKSDPRFPFGGVKQSGYGRELSSLSIKEFSNWKTVMIKKL comes from the coding sequence ATGTTTCAAACCATTAATCCTGTAGATAATAATGTATTAAATACTTATTATTATTTATCTAATAAAAATATTAATGTTAAATTATCTGAAGCTAAAAATGCATATCAAAAATGGAAAAATTATTCCTTTGAATCTAAAGTTCAATGTTTAATAAAATTTTGTTCTTGCATACAAAAAGCTAAAGATATTATAGCCTATTCCATTACTCAAGAAATGGGAAAACCTATAATTCAATCTTATGCTGAAGTAAACAAGAGTATTAATTTATGTAAATATTATTGTGAATTAAGAGAATCTATTTTTTTAGAAAAAATTGATACTGAATATCAAACTTCTTATGTAAAATTTGAATCTATAGGTTCTATATTAGGAATAATGCCATGGAATTATCCCATATGGCAAACAATTAGATCTACTATTCCTAATTTATTATTAGGAAATGTGATTCTTATAAAACCAGCTATTAATACAACAGGATGTTCTATGATTTTAGAAAAAATATTTTTAGAATCCGATTTTCCTAAAGGAATTTTTCAGGTTTTATTAATAGATCTGAATCAGATAGAATCGGTGATAGCTCATCCTACAATACAAGGAGTCACTTTTACAGGAAGTACTTTAGCGGGGAGTGTAATCGGATCATTATCGGGAAAATATATTAAAAAATCTGTTTTAGAACTAGGAGGAAATGATGCATTTGTAGTTTTAAAAGATGTAGAACATATAGAAAAAATAGCAAAAATAGCGACAGAATCTAGATTAAATAATACAGGACAAACATGTATTTCTGCAAAAAGATTTATTGTAGATAAAACCATCATAAATGATTTTATAGATGCAGTTATACAAGAAATGAAAACATATCGTATAGGAAATTTATACAGTGAATCCACTAAAATAGGTTATATTTCTCGTTATGATTTATCTGAAAAATTGTATCAACAATATAAGAATATCATTCTAAATGGAGGAGAAATATGTTTAGAAATTACTAGAAATGGTAATTTTTTTTCTCCTTCTTTATTAAAGATAGAAAATGATAATTGTGTAGTAAAGAAAGAAGAAATATTTGGTCCAATAGGAATTATTTCTTCTTTTTCTAAAGAAGAAATAATTCCTGATATTGTCAATAATACACCATATGGACTTGGAACCTCTATTTGGACGAAAGATTTAGAAAAAGCGGAAAAAATATCAAGTAAAATAGATACGGGGATGATTTTCATTAATGAAGTAGTAAAATCAGATCCACGTTTTCCTTTTGGAGGAGTGAAACAATCCGGATATGGTAGAGAATTATCATCATTATCTATAAAAGAATTTTCTAATTGGAAAACTGTAATGATAAAAAAATTATAA
- the pyrH gene encoding UMP kinase, whose amino-acid sequence MKYKRSLLKLSGEALMGENEFGFHSTRFQQYAEEVKKVVDMGAQVAIVIGGGNIFRGFPRIKEKTINRIEGDYMGMLATVINGIAFQSYLENVGICTCIQTAIRMDEIAEPFGKDRAIHHLERGKVVIFVAGLGNPYFTTDTAAVLRAIEIKADVLLKGTRVDGIYTTDPEKNKYAKKLKNISFDMAYQMGIKVMDQTAFILGNENDLPIIIFDINKKGNLKKVISGEKIGTMVSKKK is encoded by the coding sequence ATGAAATATAAAAGATCATTATTGAAATTAAGTGGAGAAGCTCTTATGGGAGAGAACGAATTTGGATTCCATTCTACTCGTTTTCAACAATATGCTGAAGAAGTCAAAAAAGTAGTAGATATGGGAGCTCAAGTGGCTATAGTTATTGGAGGTGGAAATATATTTCGAGGATTTCCTAGAATAAAGGAAAAAACTATAAATCGTATAGAAGGAGATTATATGGGAATGTTAGCTACCGTTATTAACGGTATAGCCTTTCAATCATATTTAGAAAATGTAGGAATCTGTACTTGTATTCAAACAGCTATTAGAATGGATGAAATTGCAGAACCTTTTGGTAAAGATAGAGCCATACATCATCTTGAAAGAGGAAAAGTTGTCATATTTGTCGCGGGATTAGGAAATCCTTATTTTACTACCGATACAGCCGCTGTTTTGCGTGCTATTGAAATTAAAGCTGATGTATTATTAAAAGGAACTAGAGTAGATGGAATTTACACAACAGATCCAGAAAAAAATAAATATGCTAAAAAATTGAAAAATATATCTTTTGATATGGCATATCAAATGGGAATCAAGGTCATGGATCAAACTGCTTTCATTTTAGGAAACGAAAATGATCTACCAATTATTATTTTTGATATCAATAAAAAAGGAAATTTAAAAAAAGTAATTTCAGGAGAAAAAATAGGAACCATGGTTTCTAAAAAAAAATAA
- a CDS encoding SufE family protein: MTLRQKEEIVKKEFQILKNWEEKYEYLIDLGNKLSKKSINFRSEDKLIHGCQSKVWLKAKLNGSRIFFEADSDALLPRGMASLMIQVYSGLFPFEIIYSNANFIYEIGFQTFLSPIRANGMLLFLKKIKFYAIALSSQISVSLGRI, translated from the coding sequence ATGACTTTGCGTCAAAAAGAAGAAATTGTAAAAAAGGAATTTCAAATTCTTAAAAATTGGGAGGAAAAATATGAATATTTGATAGATTTAGGGAATAAATTATCTAAAAAATCAATTAATTTTAGGTCTGAAGATAAATTAATTCATGGTTGTCAATCTAAAGTTTGGTTGAAGGCTAAATTGAATGGATCACGTATTTTTTTTGAAGCAGATAGTGATGCTTTATTACCTAGAGGAATGGCTTCTCTTATGATTCAAGTATATTCCGGTCTCTTTCCTTTTGAAATTATTTATTCTAATGCTAATTTTATTTATGAAATAGGATTTCAAACTTTTTTATCTCCTATTAGAGCTAATGGAATGCTTTTATTTTTGAAAAAAATAAAATTTTATGCCATAGCTTTGAGTTCCCAAATTTCTGTTAGCTTGGGACGAATTTAA
- a CDS encoding putative sugar nucleotidyl transferase, whose translation MNFILYDGIEWKQLFPITLTRPVSEIRLGLFTIKERWEKYIGKTAYDIITQSFLSKKYSKNKYSYFENMLFINSSFIPNEELIQILFSLKENETIFFKEKMIAIKKNFLVKEDIFSLSKKCTKTYYVKQVIHIQFPWEIFTNNEIILKEDFMFFTKGKKSFSLLGNNHVLCKNKIFLEEDIKANNVVLNAQFGPIYIEKGVEIMEGSVIRGPVSIGKSSILNVGSKIYGGTTIAPFCKVGGEIFNSVIFSYSNKVHDGFLGNSILGEWCNLGAGTNISNLRNDYKKVTVWNYEKKDFFPTNLQFFGIIMGDHSKSAINTQFNTATIVGVSNSIFGYGFPPRYISSFYLGGIQSKKRISFHQICETAEIMMNRRNRTFSVLDKKILKYLYQLLDI comes from the coding sequence ATGAATTTTATATTATATGATGGTATAGAATGGAAACAATTATTTCCTATAACACTGACTAGACCTGTATCAGAAATTCGATTGGGTTTATTTACGATAAAAGAAAGATGGGAAAAATACATTGGAAAAACAGCATATGATATTATTACACAATCATTTCTTTCAAAAAAATATTCCAAAAACAAATATTCATATTTTGAAAATATGTTGTTCATTAATTCTTCATTCATTCCTAATGAAGAGTTAATTCAAATTCTTTTTTCTTTAAAAGAAAACGAAACTATTTTTTTTAAAGAAAAAATGATTGCTATCAAAAAAAATTTTTTAGTCAAAGAAGACATTTTTTCTTTGTCAAAAAAGTGTACAAAAACATATTATGTAAAACAAGTTATTCATATTCAATTTCCATGGGAAATATTTACAAATAATGAAATTATATTAAAAGAAGATTTTATGTTTTTTACAAAAGGAAAAAAATCTTTTTCTTTGTTGGGGAACAATCATGTTCTTTGTAAGAACAAAATTTTTTTAGAAGAAGATATAAAAGCAAATAATGTCGTATTAAATGCTCAATTTGGTCCTATATATATTGAAAAAGGAGTTGAAATTATGGAAGGATCTGTCATCAGAGGTCCAGTATCAATTGGAAAAAGCAGTATATTGAATGTAGGATCAAAAATATATGGAGGGACAACTATTGCTCCTTTCTGTAAAGTTGGAGGAGAAATTTTTAATTCTGTAATTTTTTCTTATTCTAACAAAGTTCATGATGGTTTTTTAGGAAATTCTATTTTGGGAGAATGGTGTAATTTGGGAGCGGGAACCAATATTTCTAATTTAAGGAATGATTATAAAAAGGTGACAGTTTGGAATTATGAAAAAAAAGATTTTTTTCCTACCAATTTGCAATTTTTTGGTATAATAATGGGAGATCATTCCAAATCAGCAATAAATACTCAATTTAATACAGCGACAATCGTAGGTGTAAGTAATAGTATTTTTGGATATGGATTTCCTCCTAGATATATTTCTTCTTTTTATTTGGGAGGAATTCAAAGTAAAAAAAGAATATCTTTTCATCAAATTTGTGAAACTGCTGAAATTATGATGAACAGAAGAAACAGAACTTTTTCTGTTTTAGACAAAAAAATATTAAAATATTTATATCAATTATTGGATATTTAA
- the rpoN gene encoding RNA polymerase factor sigma-54 codes for MLKQQLLQKGQHKLSPQQIKLMKLVQLSTLDFEQRVQQELEENPALEEENSSDLEEYSDILEEENKIDITEDQNPSLDHIIDEYFSDDEIEDFQINNQKNYSVKKHISIISGISFQEYLKNQLHTFRLNEKDLLIADFILGNIDDDGYIRRTITSISDDIFLILGKSVSTEKLEKLLVNYIQKLDPIGVGSRDLQECLLIQLEKKKINQEVLLSKKIIRYHFESFIKKHYQKLQKKLGITKKSLRKIIDKIKKLNPKPGKIYSDNTKNLNHIIPDFNISVSDEKLELTLNQRNIPELKISSLYLDMLKSYQSEKNIKENEGTIVFLKKKINSAKWFVDAIQQRQNTLMLTMNAIMDYQKEYFLTGDPVTIKPMILKNISQKIGVGISTVSRVANSKYVNTPYGTFLIKSFFSEKMMNQEGKEISSIEIKKLLKESIDKENKKRPLTDEKLSNLLRKKGYLVARRTIAKYRNQMHFPVARMRKNL; via the coding sequence ATGTTAAAACAACAGTTATTGCAAAAAGGGCAACATAAACTTTCTCCACAACAAATTAAACTAATGAAATTAGTTCAATTATCTACTTTAGATTTTGAACAAAGAGTTCAACAAGAATTGGAAGAAAATCCAGCATTGGAAGAGGAAAATTCTTCAGATTTAGAAGAATATTCAGATATCTTAGAAGAAGAAAATAAGATAGATATCACAGAAGATCAAAATCCATCTTTAGATCATATTATAGATGAATATTTCAGTGATGACGAAATAGAAGATTTCCAAATCAATAACCAAAAAAATTATAGTGTGAAAAAACACATTTCTATTATATCTGGAATTTCTTTTCAAGAATATTTAAAAAATCAATTACATACATTTCGTTTAAATGAAAAAGATTTATTAATTGCTGATTTTATATTAGGAAACATAGATGATGATGGTTATATTAGAAGAACAATTACATCTATATCGGATGATATTTTTTTAATACTTGGAAAATCTGTATCTACAGAAAAATTAGAAAAATTGCTTGTGAATTACATTCAAAAATTAGATCCTATAGGTGTAGGATCCAGAGATCTACAAGAATGTTTACTGATTCAATTAGAAAAAAAAAAAATCAATCAAGAAGTTCTTTTATCAAAAAAAATTATACGATATCATTTTGAATCTTTTATAAAAAAACATTATCAAAAACTGCAAAAAAAATTGGGAATAACAAAAAAAAGTTTACGAAAAATTATTGATAAAATAAAAAAATTAAACCCTAAACCAGGAAAAATTTATTCTGATAATACTAAAAATTTGAATCATATTATTCCGGATTTTAATATTTCTGTTTCAGATGAAAAATTAGAATTGACTTTAAATCAAAGAAACATACCAGAATTGAAAATATCCTCTTTATATTTAGATATGTTGAAATCTTATCAATCAGAAAAAAATATAAAAGAAAATGAAGGAACCATTGTGTTTTTAAAAAAAAAAATAAATTCAGCAAAATGGTTTGTAGATGCAATTCAACAACGTCAAAATACACTCATGCTAACAATGAATGCTATTATGGATTATCAAAAAGAATATTTTTTAACGGGAGATCCCGTTACAATAAAACCTATGATTTTAAAAAATATTTCCCAAAAAATTGGAGTAGGAATTTCTACTGTTTCTCGAGTCGCTAATAGTAAATATGTTAATACTCCATATGGAACTTTTTTAATCAAAAGTTTTTTTTCTGAAAAAATGATGAATCAAGAAGGAAAAGAAATTTCCTCTATTGAAATCAAAAAACTTTTAAAAGAATCAATAGATAAAGAAAATAAAAAAAGACCTCTTACTGATGAAAAATTATCCAATTTACTTAGAAAAAAAGGTTATCTAGTAGCCAGAAGAACTATAGCAAAATATAGAAATCAAATGCATTTTCCTGTTGCAAGAATGCGAAAAAATTTATAA